AGTTTGGCGCTTATTTCGTTTCATTTTTTGCTGAttgtaggtttgaccaaaagaggagaaaagccaaagaagtgaaagaaatgtcaAACTCTGCAATGCCACGTCAGAAATAACCGGAAGAATAGGAAGAAAGCATGAACCAATACACAGACCCTTACACGGatcccgtgtaagggtccgtgtcatTCAACCACAAAAGAAGAATTTTGCCGAAgagacacggacccggacacggaccccggagACAGGTCCGTGCCATTCAGTTACCAAGATTGCATTTACAGAAGCTAGACGGACCTCTggacggacccatacacggggtccgtgtccgtcTTTACAAGAGAAAGTCAAATTACAGAAGCTACACGGATCCCACTCCGGAGGCtgatacggggtccgtgtccatgaTATCGGATGATGAATTTGGCAAAGATTTTGTTCGCGATTTGGGAgatataaaaagaaaataacCTAACAAAAAGGAGGGTGTTGAATATTCGAAGAGGCGGCCGACTTTTGGAGAAGAAGGGAAGATTTGCGACCCGGAAAAGACGGCGACAACGTGGGCGAAAGACAACGCAATTTACACGCAAGATCCGCGCGCCATCATGGAGAATCTCTCTTctttttaatttcttattttcagacatgaattcaacatttaaatttgattttagtcttgaatttatggagtagttttcttttgtgatcgggaccaTGATACGGGACAAACGTTTGATTTCTATTTATTCATTGAAGTATTTGATTTATAAACTTGTTCCctgttattgattaatattcgtataaatttcgtgcttttaatctggccaattatttgcatgtttgtcgttcaatcttgactcgaaagagaacAGATTGAGTTTAGCTTCGAAAATATTgatcaacacacggttaaaccgactagaaatagtattcggtttcagtgtgcgattgtaggcgacagctgtaattcattcattgttaaatgcgtttttgtttaattaaattcaattagaaataattgaactgttaaataaaaataggattataaattctagaaatagatttatgaTTAAATCAGGAAATTGCATCGTGATGTTGAATAATTTGTGGTTAAATAATTCCAGTGCATGATTTTAATCAAAGGTTGTTACCGTCGTGTGTTCCCGGTCAtcctatttaaatttgaaaatcccaagTTCTAAGCCTCTCTGATATTCGATTTAGCCATTAAATTTGCATAACTTAGTTTAAAATTTACGTAGTTGAATTAAAAATCAAATCACTTATTattgtttgcctagattaaataaaataattaaatcttagtaattaaataatagtctctgtgggatcgatacttggacgtctgtccatttactataacttgacctagtccgcttgctagaattaatcccaaccgaaatcgtcggtcagAATGCAGGAGAAGTTCGATTGGTAATGCATTACCCTAATGCCAAGGTAAGCCAGGCCAGGCCCTTTTTCTATTTTTTGACAGAAGCCATCCATCACGATCTAGCTGCAGTCTAGATTGATATTTGTCTAATTAACATGCATCATATTtcgttttctttctttttccaGAAGCAAACTACTACTACCTATGGTCCATCAGCTCCACCATATGCAGCCACACCACCTCATCACGCTCATTACTCGGCCCCTCCACTCTATTCATCGCATCCTCCGGTAATGGCTAACTACCCACCACCGGTTCATCCTCCCTGTCCACAGCCACTGTATCATCATCAGCCTTCTCCTTATCATCCGGCTTACCAAGCATCAACATCTTATCCTCAGCAACCATCTTATCCTCAGCAGTCATCTTATCCGCCAGCACTCCCCAACACTCAATATCATTATCCTCAAGGTAATACATGCATTCTTTCATTTGTGGCTATACACAGAATTGATCAGtctataaaaattcaaatttactCCTAGTGTTTTTTTACTTTCTGGCAGATACATATCATATTCCACCTCCATATCCACGAAATCACACGTTTTGATCAAATATTTGGGAAAAGAGAGATCAGTGTCGTCAATCACTCGCTGCATGTTATAAAGTATTTTGAGTGTTTATTCCTCGACGTTGTTTTGTAAACTCTATCATTCGATGTAATATACGCAAGGAAGCCATAAAAAGATACAGTTCATTAgccatatatgtgttgcatatTGTTTCTTATCTACAATAAGCCCCAGCAGTACTCCTTTGCTTAAGAGTTTatgtatttgtatttttatCTCTATTCTATCATttctacacacacacacatacacatattGGCTAATTTATTTCAGTACTTTTATTCTGTCAGTTTGTGAAGATTCTTCGGATCAGCATAATTTTTTCATACTTAGCCGATTTTCTGATCAAAGTCTTTCCAAAATTCCAACTTCTGCTAGACATCCTTCTTTTACTTCTCATCCAGCCTGTAAAAGCAATCATTTTTCCTGAAATTATTAGCCATCTTctcatttttattcaaaatgtgAAATGAGTACTAAAAATTAACACAACatttttttatccaaatatgtTTGATGATTTAAAGTTGAATGGAATAATTAGTCTCGGTTAAAAAAATGATTGAACCGTGGTATTTGAGTATTGTACAGTTTAGAGAACACAATTATTGTGCCCCAACAtttaatttgataatatataaGATATTACAAAGTAGGTTGTAAGTTTATTTTGATTCTTTTAATAACCTAATAACAAGGAGATATATTTATTTAGATACTAATAAAAATATAGATATTACATTTTTGGGatgatttttctttaaaaaaaaataaataatcgaCTGCAACTTCTTTccttcccttttttttttttggtaattttGCAATATCCCTTTTGATATAAAACTAGAGTAATGTTTTGCTGAAAAAAAGAGAGTAAATTTGTCGATTGAAGATTTAGGTATGAATATATGTTACTGACTtgattttatttaagttttatTTCTCTTGATAGATCgggataaaaatattttagcctGATATATATTACTTGAAGATAACTAACTTTTTTTGGGgggaaataaaaataatttggaAATGAATCCTTTTATGGATGTTGTTTGTGTTAAAATGCATCCACATTTTTTCTTTTAGACTTAATTTTCAAATGCTCCAACAGCCATCGAGTATcatccgccgccgccgccgatTTTATGAGAACCCTCCATTATATATAGACAGTgatcaaatataatttattcaAAGGAAGAAAAACAAAGGATAATGAAGAAAAATCAAGCATAAACTCCAATAAGAAAACGATATTATAAAGTAAATATTGCACTTCTCAGTTTATTTGGAGCCTTTCAGAACCGACACTTATCAAGTCTACTTAAAAACTAGTAATAATGCCCTTCAATAATAAGCAAAACATTACACCACGGGATTGATTCCTACTAATATCAAAGGATTCTGGAATTGTAATACCCGAAACAGACAAACATCACTTGATCAGGATGCATCTAATCGGGGAGCCCTCAGCACCAAGCAATCTCAACGGCAAACAATGCACAGAGTATATCCCGGGATGGACACCGTCTAGTTTCAGGCCTTCAACAAGGAtgatttcctgaaacatcaatTATGATTACATTTTATAGTATAAGTATATGCAAGTTCAATTTTTCAATATAATCGCCATACTTAATACACCACGGTGGTCGATTCTGTCACTGGATTTTCCAAAGAAACTGTACAATTTTGGAAATGGACAAAAGTGGGGCATATGTTTAGATGATTGGAAAAGAAATCTTACCCTGCCTTCAAGAAACACGAGATGGGAAGGTATTAAATCAGCATACGCAGCAACAGACAAGTAATCAATTCCTAAGGGGAAGATAAGCATATGGATGGAACAAGTGTCAGTAAATAGTGCTAAAGTATGATATTTCGACTGGAAATCACATGAAAGGATGGTATAGCTTCGACACTTGAGATTTTCAGCAAACAAACTACTTGTTCTGATAAGACAGACGGCAGCTTACCAACAAGTTTGATATCAGTGTTATCGACAAGCCACTTCGCCCCGTCTTTCATGAATCCCACGTAACTTGCGTCAAACTCCTTCTTAAACATGAGGCGCCTGAAAAAAGAATTGTATTAGTTATAACATCAAAACAAATTCTGTCACACccatataaaaaaaacataaaacttGATAGATTCAATAGTCgtgtatttataaaatttggattGTGTCTCTAGTCTAGCCCCTGCCAATAACAAAACAACAGATGGAATATTATAAATCTTACCCACTAGACTTACATAAAAACTCTCGTTAGATGGTCTCATAGTTAATTTTGTGCGGCAAATCTTCTATTtgagtcacccatgaaaaaatatattttttatagtaAATATCGACATAATTGACCGCCTCGcgaataaagatccgtgagaccgtagTAAATACTTCAATTTACCGGCAAAAAATTATACTCCCCTTTGTTAAGAGAAACTTGCATAAACATTTGTAAAATGATATCTCATGTCAAATATACCTCAATAAATTACAGCAACAAGGCTTGTTGACCATCAATGGTCattgcataaaaataaaaatttggagATTATTTGAATTTTGACTGAGAGAATCAGAGAATAGCAGCATTTCAATATATTTCCAGCATAATCTAGAATGAGAAAATGTCGAAGAAACTTTCCAGTTATGGATGATTACGATGTTGCATACAAAATGAAAACTGCAGAGTTTGGTCCATTTTCCCACTGATTACAAAACTGAGAGTAGACAGAGCATTTTTTTTAACATGAATTGGAAAAAGTAACCGAGGGCTTTAAGGTTGATCGGATATATGGTTTATGCAACCCGGGTATCAAGTAGCTCTGCACAAAGATTCTTGATAAAAGTACCTGTCCGTGTTCAAAGTTCTGAAAAGCACTCTTCTTACTCCTTTGGGAATGTGTAGAGTCTTCATAACTTCAGCTAAACAAACGGCAAATTGAACGAGAGGGAAGTCAAATTTTTTTCCCAGATGAACGCCAAAAGCATGGAAGCCATGATTTACATTTGAAAGGAAAGTGAAATCTTTTGATAAAACCTTAGCGACCTCAATGGCTGACGACAGTAGTAGGCACAGATAAGTTTAGGTATTttgatttttcaacaaaaacaaATGCTGTCACACAGCTTTTCAGTCACTCTCTTGCAGCTATCACACTAAAAACTACGGGGACATGTCATATTCCACGAAGCATACAACAAACTAGGCATAAAATTGTAAAATGTATTCCATTAAAAGATTCTTGAAAACAAGGTAAAAGTCCCAACTATAATTCTGTCAGTTAGAGCTTTGATCATCTTCAGAAGACACTAATGCTGACAAAGATTAGATTTTTCATGCCAAATTCCTATGTACAGTAGTATTTCTTTGAGCAATAATAACATTCAGATGAACAGGCACAGAGCAATAAAGCGTACCGGTTATGTTTTGATCTCTCGGAATATCTACAAGTAATGCAGGACCTGTTCAAATATACAAAATTTGAGCATCAATGATAAGTTTACATGGCAGTTCAACACATCAAATGTTCAAACCAGAGTGGCAGGACTGGTCCCGTGAACAAAGTAAGATACTGATAAGAAATTCATAAAGTAATTGTAATTAAACATCATTAATACCATTGAGAACGTCGAGGTCGAGCGTGTCAACGTCAAATCCTGCATCAAAGTAGTTATCGAACACATGTCCTGGTGCATCGACGTGCGTCCCAGTGTGCGCCGGGAGCTTGAACTCCGAGTTATTAGCAAGAGACCCATTCTTCATACTCTTCGGAAGCCACAGGAACTGCCCGACGCCATCCGGGGACTCCCACGACGGCATGTCCGGATGGTACCGGTGACTGATGTCGATGATTCGGCCCCCTCCGTATACTTCACGGCGGACGGGCACGAGATTGTCAGTGGGTTCGATGTCATAGTGTGAAGGATATGCAACGGCTGCGGGTGAGTAGGCGAGGGCGAGGGGGGTAACTGCGCAGGCCAGGGCGCATGCTAACAGGAAGGTTTGGAGCGATTTCATGGCGGAGGAGGATGATCAAGCGCGAGATATTAATGTGGAAAATTTGGGGGATAGTTTGAGCTGCATCAAAAACCTGTGATTTGCTAGATTCTTCCCACAGTCAACGCGATAGACTTATCGGCCTTTGGTggtgttgttattattattaaattaaaatgataaaatcgaatctcatttttttttaaaaaaaataataataaagttaTACGATGAATATATAAGTATAATTatcaaataaattaaaagttagttTGTTCGAAAATATCAAATTTGCAAATTTTTATATGTAATATATATtgttaggcaaaaatttgtgtgagacggtctcacatgtcgtattttgtgagacggattttttatttgaatcaatcatgaaaaaatattattttttatgctaagagtattactttttattgtaaatatcggtagtgttgatctgtctcacagacaaagatttgtgagaccgtctcaaagaGATATACTTTTTAGTgtctcacggatattaatatatgagacgggtcaatcctacctatattcacaataaaaagttatactcctggaataaaaagaaatactttttcatggatgacctaaataaaatatcagtctcacaaatacgactcgtgagatcgtttcacacaagtttttgcatttACTTGATACCACCGGATCTCTACTTATGTTTGAAGTTtggttaattatttttatgcttttgAACGACTAATTTAGTATTTGTCGAAAACGTGTCACTTTAGAAGGGAGAGACAAATATCTTTAGTATTGATACTCATAAAACTCACATATTATCGAATCGTATTTGGGCcacttaatttatatgttttttttctaaatttctATCTGTGTAGTCGatcaatatataattttaatccactaatttatatttatatatatatatttttttaaatcagaGTGTTAACATACTGAATATTTGTTGTATATTATTTACACACTATTGAAATTGTAAACATTTTTTATTCATATTGAAAATGTAAACATTGAATTCTTGGAGACCAAAATAATAGAAACTAGAGGATAATGTCACATGCGATACGTTGTTCTCTCTAGAGAAAATAGTAGtagtttttttatataaaaactcaaatgaaagttatgaattttttaaaattgaaatcgtacgagagagagaaaaaataatgtaaaaaaaGATTACATGCCTATATAATTGGATGATTAAATTTTGTTTTgagaattataaaaatatttcataatCGTACTCAGTAAAAGAGTATAACTTTAATAAATGATATACAAGAGCTTAGTACTAATTTTACCTATTtcaaaatatacaaaatatgaGATCGGGTTTGTAGCCCAAGTGAATATCAGTAGCGTtgattcgtctcacagataaagattcgtgagaccgtctcacaagagacctacccATGAACAAAACACCGTTAACCCACCAAGGGAATTAACATATAAATAACTATTTAACCTGTTTTTTTTCGGAAAAAAACTATTTACTGTTTTGAATAAGAAAAAAGAGGTTTCGAACTTAGAAATATTTATCCTGCTGGTTAATAAATGGTAGATAGGATTTATAATATATAACCACCGCACTGGCAATGTAAATTATCACAAACAGATAAAGTTCAATGAATCACTCACATGCACGCaataaaatacatttttatgcataatCAGTACTGCCCACCATGCGCGCCACCGCCTCCACCACTAGTCTCTCCACCGGCGTGAGGTGCTTCGGCAGCTGGAGCCATTATaggcttcttctttttctttgcCAAGCAAAAGAGGCCAACTGCCAAGAAAGATAGGAAGAACAGACCACCAAGAGACACGCAAACAGCGATAATAGTGGTGTGGTTGTTCCCGCCGCCGCCGCCTGGAGGAGGAAGAACTGTGTCTGATGGTGGAGAAAACGGCGTGTTGAAGCTAGGGCTTGGTGGTAGATATGGTGATGGAGCAATTGGTGGGACATGCTCATACGGGTACGGCGGATATACTGGAGCACTTGGCTTTGGATACGGCGGAAGAGCTGGTGTTTCTGGCTTCGGTGGCTGAAATGGAACGCCGGGCTTTGGTGATGGTGTGTAATGTGGTGATCCTGGCGTTAAGCCTCCCGGTGGTGTTTTGGGTGGATATGCTGGTTTTTGCGGCGGCACGGTGGGGCCATGGGGTTTAGGTGGGTAGTGAGGAGTCAAAGGAGTCGGTGGTACGGCTGGACCTTCGCCTGGAGGGTAATAGTGACCACAATGTTCTTTGTAGTAGCAAGGTCtcggaggtggaggaggaggaggatgtGGTGGCGGCGGCGGTGGAGGGTTACATGGAGGTGATGACGGAGGAGGAGGAGGCGGCGGCGGAGGAGGGTTACATGGAGGAGGTGGCGGAGGAGAATGGTATGGATATGCAATCTTGATACTTTTGAAAGAAGGCATTTTCCCTTAAACTCGGTGATTAATTAGGTGGATAATATAAAAAGCATTCACTTTGCATTGGGTATTGAACGATGTGtgatatatacacacacaaaaatGTAAATCTCTACTATTAATCTATGATTGTATGACCTGTATCTCACATTTAAGCCTTGGTGACTACGCTTTTTAAATCAACTAAAGTTAATTTTGCATAGAATCTTGATCCGGACAGCTCTAATCCAGGAACTCGTTGCGTAAATGCAATAATTAAAGGTTGATGATAACACAGAATAATCTCAAACGTGAGTTGTGACACCATCTCCGTACCATTAGTTAAATGCAAATATTTCATCCGGGTAATCTAAATGTAGCTTCAATATTTATATGCAATTAtaatttcaattttcattatttatattTGAAGAATGTGTCTGTTATTTTGAGGCCGACACAAATGGACAAGGCATAAATCGTGATAGCTTTGTTTGCATGTTGCAGTACGAGTTAAGAGACGAGCTGGTGTCAGTGTTAACCGTGATGAATTTATGCGTTTGTGTACTTCAACAGCTCACGTTAGTGGTGGGACAACTCATTTAATAAGGCCAAAAACGAATTTTACCTCTCCTTCATGTGTTGTCTATTGTCTGTTTTTGCGTCTGCTTTTGGTGTCCCAAATATATGCTTATCATCACCAAATTACCAAGAATAAATTGCATGCGATTCATTTCaaaggaatttcatcctttttggaACAACATAAGGGGATGATATGTAATTTACCCACCACAAGGACAAGAATGTACTTTTAATTTCATAAAGAGGTTGACTGTTGTTGATACCAAGAAAAGTTTTAGAGAACACTAAAATGGCATAAGAAATGCTTAATGAGTTAGGATATTAGATACATACATCAGTTTTCAAGTCCTCCCAGATGTTGGGAAAAGAAAAGGGCTTAGTGTGTGCAGCTAATCAGTAAGGATAAAGACCATCTCCTGTAATATGGGATCACCTAGAGTACAGGACTAGAAGCCAACTTTTGACAAAATTGCCAAAATAAAAGCCAAAAACCCGTCATTTAGTCTTCCTTATTCTGCCCCCAACTTGGGTTGAGATGTTTCGGTATGGTTAGCGTTTAGGGTGGACACTCAAGTACGATATCAGTTCTACGGGTCTTCTTGTTAAGAAGTTGTTGATACACGGTTATGTTGCAGTATGTGCGTTCTCAGACTAGTATTTTTAACCTGTACAATTCAGTTGAACCAGAATTTATCATAAAATAATGGTGCGAAAGAATGTTCCAGTGGCAAGAGCAGAAAGTTGATGATCTACCTGTACGGAAGCTAACAAGGAAATGAAATATTTGCATTGTTCTAGCAAAGAATATTCTTTTGTCGTCACCTTTGCAAGCTCGGTCACTAAAGAATTTAATTCCTCGACCTGGAAATCCATGTAGCACATATCATGTTAAATTTACTTGCATTTGACAAAGgttcatatataaaaaaaaaacaactcaGGCTATCCAAGAATAGGAGGTTCAAAGATTACAGTTGGCAGAAGTGAGTATATAGAGGATGCCATTGTCTGTGTAACTTCAACTGCTGAACCAATTGCATCTTTCAAGCTTTGGACTTCTGCCTGTCAAcattaaaaaacaaatttgatTAAGTAAAATACTGATACAAGTTTTCTTTTTTACACTTCAAGATGCTTGCAAGATACATACAACTGATCCTCCGCCAACTGGAAGACGGAGGGTACTGGCCTTCAAAGCCTCGATAGCTCCAAGAACAGCAGTTGAGTGATCCTTATCCAAAGAAGCCCAATTTTCTAAAAAGGAGATCTAAATGGAAAAAAATTGTCCAGCTTAAAATTTTGACAAAGACAATACAAACAAGAACACATGAGGAGGTCGTGCAGTAGAATCAAAGAAGTTTGGTTTAGAGAAAAATCGCTACATAAACTCATCTAGTATAAGCAGCAACTTAATAGTCTTGTTGGATTGAGAATATTGCTGCCATAACAAAATTTATTGGTGGTGGTAAAATGTagttaataaattttaaatgataAAGCAACCCAAAACACTACATCTATACAACTAAACAAGACAGCATAGACAATGTTAAAGAAACCAGTGGCAACATTAAAAAAATGGTAAATTT
This Primulina eburnea isolate SZY01 chromosome 2, ASM2296580v1, whole genome shotgun sequence DNA region includes the following protein-coding sequences:
- the LOC140824838 gene encoding elicitor-responsive protein 1-like isoform X1, yielding MSVSGIQGRLLEITVVGCNKLRNTEWISRQDPYVCLEYASSKHRTRTCYGGGKNPTFQDKFDIILIEGLLDINITVWNSNKLTFDDFIGNGKVPLQGVLFQGYVDSCWPLQDRRGRNAGEVRLVMHYPNAKKQTTTTYGPSAPPYAATPPHHAHYSAPPLYSSHPPVMANYPPPVHPPCPQPLYHHQPSPYHPAYQASTSYPQQPSYPQQSSYPPALPNTQYHYPQGNTCILSFVAIHRIDQSIKIQIYS
- the LOC140824838 gene encoding elicitor-responsive protein 3-like isoform X2, yielding MSVSGIQGRLLEITVVGCNKLRNTEWISRQDPYVCLEYASSKHRTRTCYGGGKNPTFQDKFDIILIEGLLDINITVWNSNKLTFDDFIGNGKVPLQGVLFQGYVDSCWPLQDRRGRNAGEVRLVMHYPNAKKQTTTTYGPSAPPYAATPPHHAHYSAPPLYSSHPPVMANYPPPVHPPCPQPLYHHQPSPYHPAYQASTSYPQQPSYPQQSSYPPALPNTQYHYPQDTYHIPPPYPRNHTF
- the LOC140823816 gene encoding cyclase-like protein 2; protein product: MKSLQTFLLACALACAVTPLALAYSPAAVAYPSHYDIEPTDNLVPVRREVYGGGRIIDISHRYHPDMPSWESPDGVGQFLWLPKSMKNGSLANNSEFKLPAHTGTHVDAPGHVFDNYFDAGFDVDTLDLDVLNGPALLVDIPRDQNITAEVMKTLHIPKGVRRVLFRTLNTDRRLMFKKEFDASYVGFMKDGAKWLVDNTDIKLVGIDYLSVAAYADLIPSHLVFLEGREIILVEGLKLDGVHPGIYSVHCLPLRLLGAEGSPIRCILIK